In Cyprinus carpio isolate SPL01 chromosome A14, ASM1834038v1, whole genome shotgun sequence, a single window of DNA contains:
- the insb gene encoding preproinsulin b, with the protein MVLLLQAAAIILLLASLPGSLSTPSQHLCGSNLVDALYLVCGPRGFFYSSRSRRDLETLLALLSNLADYEVAEADPLKQKVMMKMKRGIVERHLQTRGLTNLKN; encoded by the exons ATGGTCCTGTTGCTCCAGGCAGCAGCAATAATCCTGCTGCTGGCCTCCCTGCCTGGATCACTCTCTACTCCATCACAGCATCTGTGCGGATCCAACCTGGTGGACGCGCTTTACCTTGTGTGTGGGCCTAGAGGCTTCTTTTACTCCAGCAGAAGCAGGAGGGACCTCGAGACTTTGCTTG CCTTGCTCTCAAATTTAGCAGATTATGAGGTAGCTGAGGCTGATCCATTAAAACAGAaggtgatgatgaagatgaagagaggGATTGTGGAACGCCACCTACAAACTCGAGGACTAACcaacctaaaaaattaa
- the hmmr gene encoding hyaluronan mediated motility receptor: MSPVRRTMSVDGLVRDVHADALSSKKDKNGFTLEMKHQRLLEKEIRSLVQQRGEQDRRLLTLEEELKKLESKLLVAVREKTGFSANVASLERQLAELKKANEFLKTKVSADITKKKINALSMELIEAKNKLDSKDKELSFLQISSEGKVKVLETDLETARATFRVLQERNKDLEDLHQETRFQNEQLENEMDKLHNIIQELREEIKALQSYLDSANEEIQDLRIKLQDKSTVERRFSDAQENLSDVEKKLEKCTSELQDSQKALEEKEREVEQHVQDLQASQTSLKELEEQMQQGAQDLEESRSTVRQQEQELARVKEILRRTEEELDQRVALMGERCLVLEDERARTQEEGLRRVQELKAEISSLEESRKTEKEAYEKLKEEHDALTKQLEEEMTHSDSLASMLERLRDETEAEKRQLGEELEDVLEELSELEKQERCSEDAIQHLTQKNQTLEQELKNTCSELEKKCAEMQALEEAHVMKIQKLEEDHNSCLAKLGDVTTVFERTRRSLGERKEQAEAQAHQLQEEMNQLKQQLQQDQQKLISYQEMKDKQQKEHARMLLEVQTKLAQREQELKQAAETQSEELRRLQAEVEREKGEREQAQAQLEREQKRRQAVEGCSAGASRVRGRVEELEDEVSELNRQVQEERDAARRHAVEWQQERRQLCRQMEEERQDYHKQLAEAQLQSTCDAETEHWRNLYEELCAKVKPFQEQLDRFAAERSALLNEKGATQAELNKLADAYANLMGHQNQKQKIKHLVKIKEENLELKQEVSKLRAQVGKQKHELDRLKSSQTPQRFNPSKAFKHDLKENQQPTSALTQGNKKLY; the protein is encoded by the exons ATGTCTCCTGTTAGGAGGACCATGTCTGTTGATGGTTTGGTAAGAGACGTACAT GCTGATGCATTAagttccaaaaaggacaaaaatggtTTCACACTTGAGATGAAACATCAGAGACTACTGGAGAAAGAG ATCCGTTCTTTGGTGCAGCAGAGAGGAGAGCAGGACCGCAGGCTGCTGACCCTGGAGGAAGAGCTGAAGAAGCTGGAGTCTAAATTGCTTGTGGCTGTCAGAGAGAAGACAGGCTTCTCTGCCAATGTGGCTTCTCTCGAGAGGCAGCTCGCGGAGTTGAAGAAAGCTAATGAGTTCCTGAAGACCAAG GTCTCTGCAGACATCACCAAGAAGAAGATCAATGCTCTTTCCATGGAGCTCATTGAGGCCAAAAATAAACTGGATTCCAAAGACAAG GAGCTGAGCTTCCTTCAGATCAGCTCAGAGGGGAAAGTAAAGGTCTTGGAAACGGATCTGGAGACTGCCAGAGCAACTTTTAGAGTTCTTCAGGAAAGGAACAAAGATCTTG aggACCTTCATCAGGAGACAAGATTCCAAAATGAGCAGCTTGAGAATGAAATGGATAAATTGCACA ACATAATCCAGGAGCTGAGGGAGGAAATCAAAGCCCTGCAGAGTTACTTGGACTCAGCAAATGAAGAGATTCAG GATTTGCGGATTAAGCTCCAGGACAAATCCACCGTGGAGCGCCGGTTCTCTGACGCTCAAGAGAACCTCAG TGATGTGGAGAAAAAGCTGGAGAAATGTACCAGTGAGCTGCAGGACTCCCAGAAGGCTCtagaagagaaggagagagaagtgGAGCAGCATGTGCAGGATCTCCAGGCCTCGCAGACCTCACTAAAAGAGCTGGAGGAGCAGATGCAGCAGGGAGCTCAGGATCTCGAGGAATCCCGGAGCACGGTACGGCAGCAGGAGCAGGAGCTGGCCCGCGTCAAGGAGATCTTGAGGAGAACTGAGGAAGAGCTGGATCAGCGTGTGGCACTCATGGGAGAGCGATGCTTGGTGCTGGAGGATGAAAGAG CCAGGACACAGGAGGAGGGTCTGAGACGGGTGCAAGAGTTGAAGGCAGAGATCAGCTCATTGGAGGAGAGTAGGAAGACTGAGAAAGAAGCATACGAAAAGCTGAAGGAGGAACACGATGCACTGACCAAACAACTGGAAGAGGAAATG ACTCACAGCGACTCCCTGGCTAGCATGCTTGAGCGCCTGAGAGATGAGACTGAGGCGGAGAAGAGACAGCTCGGCGAGGAGCTGGAGGACGTGCTTGAGGAGCTGTCCGAGCTGGAGAAGCAGGAGCGATGCAGTGAAGATGCCATCCAGCACCTCACGCAGAAGAACCAGACACTGGAGCAAGAGCTGAAGAACACTTGCTCGGAGTTAGAGAA GAAGTGTGCTGAGATGCAGGCTTTAGAAGAGGCCCATGTGATGAAAATTCAAAAACTAGAAGAGGATCACAACAGCTGTCTTGCCAAGCTGGGAGATGTGACTACTGTCTTTGAGAG AACAAGACGGTCTCTGGGTGAGCGGAAGGAGCAGGCAGAGGCTCAAGCCCATCAGCTGCAGGAGGAGATGAACCAACTGAAGCAACAGCTGCAGCAGGACCAGCAGAAACTCATAAGCTACCAGGAAATGAAGGACAAACAGCAAAAGGAGCATGCTAG GATGCTTTTAGAAGTTCAGACTAAGCTGGCTCAGAGAGAGCAAGAGTTGAAGCAAGCAGCAGAGACTCAGAGTGAGGAGCTGAGACGCCTGCAGGCAGAGGTGGAGCGAGAGAAAGGAGAGCGAGAGCAGGCTCAGGCACAGCTGGAGAGAGAACAGAAGAGGAGGCAGGCAGTGGAGGGCTGTTCTGCAGGAGCCAGCAGGGTGCGGGGCCGCGTGGAGGAACTGGAAGACGAGGTTTCTGAGCTGAACAGGCAGGTGCAGGAGGAAAGAGACGCTGCTCGGCGTCACGCTGTTGAGTGGCAGCAGGAGAGACGACAGCTATGCAGACAGATGGAAGAGGAAAGACAAGACTACCACAAACAACTAGCAGAGGCTCAGCTGCAGAG CACGTGTGATGCGGAGACTGAGCACTGGAGAAACTTGTATGAAGAACTCTGTGCTAAAGTAAAACCATTTCAG GAACAGCTGGACCGCTTTGCGGCGGAGAGGAGCGCTTTGTTGAATGAGAAAGGAGCCACGCAGGCAGAGTTGAACAAGTTAGCCGATGCCTACGCCAATCTGATGGGTCATCAAAACCAGAAACAGAAGATCAAACACTTGGTCAAAATAAAAGAGGAGAACTTGGAGCTCAAACAA GAAGTGTCCAAGCTAAGGGCACAGGTCGGGAAACAGAAGCATGAGCTGGATCGGCTCAAATCCAGTCAGACGCCGCAGAGATTCAACCCCAGCAAGGCTTTCAAACACGACCTCAAAGAAAACCAGCAGCCCACCTCAGCTCTTACACAAG gcaacaaaaaattgtattaa
- the stag2b gene encoding cohesin subunit SA-2, which produces MNGHHQENGMENVMLFEVVRLGKSAMQSVVDDWIESYKHDRDVALLDLINFFIQCSGCKGVVTGEMFRNMQNSEIIRKMTEEFDEDSGDYPLTMAGPQWKKFKSSFCEFIGVLVRQCQYSIIYDEYMMDTVISLLTGLSDSQVRAFRHTSTLAAMKLMTALVNVALNLSINMDNTQRQYEAERNKMIGKRANDRLELLLQKRKELQENQDEIENMMNAIFKGVFVHRYRDAIAEIRAICIEEIGVWMKMYSDAFLNDSYLKYVGWTMHDKQGEVRLKCLTALQGLYYNRELNAKLELFTSRFKDRIVSMTLDKEYDVAVQAIKLLTLVLHSSDEVLTAEDCESVYHLVYSAHRPVAVAAGEFLFKKLFSHRDPEDDSMPKRRGRQSVNANLIKTAVFFFLESELHEHAAYLVDSMWDCAAEILKDWECMISLLLDEPLPGEEALTDRQETALIEIMLCTIRQAAECHPPVGRGTGKRVLTAKEKKTQLDDRTRMTEIFAIALPALLAKYSVDAEKVTNLLQLPQFFDLEIYTTGRLEKHLDSLLRQIREIVEKHTDTDVLEACSKTYHALCNEEFTIFNRVDIARSQLLDEQVDKFNRLLEDFLQEGEDPDEDDAYQVLSTLKRITAFHNAHDLSKWDLFTSNYKLLNTGIENGDMPEQIVIHALQCTHYVILWSLAKVSEGTSKKEDMLTLRKQMRAFCLMCQRYLTSVNTAVKEQAFTILCDLLLIFSHQIISGGREALEPLVYTPEASLQSELLSFILDHVFIDQDEDSNSTDGQQDDEASKIEALHKRRNLLAAYCKLIIYNVVEMNTGADIFKQYMRYYNDYGDIIKETMSKTRQIDKIQCAKTLILSLQQLFNEMLSDLGPSFDRSSSAFCGIKELARRFSLTFGLDQLKTREAIAMLHKDGIEFAFKEPNPQGEGHPPLNLAFLDILSEFSSKLMRQDKRTVHTYLERFMTFQMALQREDCWLPLISYRNSLQAGGDDDTMSVVSGISSRGSSVRSKKAKPATGKRKLPEEESSSSSDIWMSREQSMQTPVMMPSPHLTSTIMREPKRLRPEESYMGVYTMTPDQQQQHAHPQTPQPQHHQTPMDYNTQVTWMLAQRQQQEEVARQQQERAMNYAKLRSNLQHAIRRGTGLMEDDEEPIVEDVMMSSEGRIEDLNEGMDFDTMDIDLPPSKNRRERSELKPDFFDPASIMDESVRSTHFLGYDAFQR; this is translated from the exons ATGAACGGTCACCACCAGGAAAACGGCATGGAAAATGTCATGCTTTTTGAAGTGGTCAGGCTGGGAAAGAGTGCCATGCAG TCGGTCGTTGATGACTGGATTGAGTCCTACAAACATGACAGAGACGTCGCACTTCTCGACTTGATCAATTTCTTCATCCAGTGCTCTGGCTGCAAAG GTGTTGTTACTGGTGAGATGTTCCGCAACATGCAAAACTCTGAGATCATCAGGAAGATGACAGAAGAGTTTGATGAG GACAGCGGTGATTACCCGCTCACCATGGCCGGGCCGCAGTGGAAGAAGTTCAAGTCTAGTTTCTGTGAGTTTATTGGCGTGTTGGTGCGGCAGTGTCAGTACAGCATCATCTATGACGAGTACATGATGGACACGGTCATCTCACTGCTCACCGGACTCTCTGACTCTCAAGTCCGAGCCTTCAGACACACCAGCACACTGGCAG CTATGAAGTTGATGACAGCCCTCGTGAATGTAGCTCTGAACCTCAGCATCAACATGGACAACACTCAGCGGCAGTACGAAGCAGAGAGGAACAAGATGATTGGCAAGAGGGCCAATGACAGGCTAGAGCTTCTGCTTCAGAAACGCAAGGAG TTGCAAGAAAATCAAGATGAGATTGAGAACATGATGAATGCCATTTTCAAGGGTGTCTTTGTTCACCGATATCG TGATGCAATAGCAGAGATCCGGGCGATCTGCATCGAGGAGATCGGCGTGTGGATGAAAATGTATAGTGATGCATTTCTTAACGACAGCTATCTGAAGTATGTGGGCTGGACCATGCACGACAAG CAAGGTGAGGTGCGTCTGAAGTGTCTCACGGCTCTGCAGGGGCTGTACTATAACCGCGAGCTCAATGCCAAGCTGGAGCTCTTCACCAGCCGCTTCAAG GACCGTATTGTGTCCATGACACTGGACAAGGAGTACGACGTTGCAGTGCAAGCAATAAAACTGCTCACACTGGTGTTACA TAGCAGTGATGAGGTTCTGACTGCAGAAGACTGTGAGAGTGTGTACCATCTAGTGTATTCAGCCCACCGACCCGTCGCTGTGGCAGCAGGAGAGTTCCTCTTTAAGAA ACTGTTCAGTCATCGAGACCCTGAAGATGACAGCATGCCCAAGAGACGAGGCAGACAGAGTGTGAATGCCAACCTCATCAAAACCGCTGTCTTTTTCTTCTTGGAGAGTGAG CTTCACGAGCATGCAGCCTACCTAGTGGACAGCATGTGGGACTGTGCAGCAGAGATCCTGAAGGACTGGGAGTGCATGATCAGCCTACTACTGGATGAGCCATTGCCTGGAGAGGAAG ctCTGACGGACAGACAGGAGACTGCTCTGATAGAGATCATGCTGTGCACCATCCGTCAGGCTGCAGAGTGCCATCCTCCTGTGGGCAGAGGCACAGGCAAGAGG GTTCTGACAGCGAAGGAGAAGAAGACTCAGCTTGATGACCGGACGAGAATGACGGAGATCTTCGCTATAGCATTGCCAGCTTTACTTGCAAAG TACTCTGTGGATGCAGAGAAAGTGACAAATCTGCTGCAGCTGCCTCAGTTTTTTGATCTGGAGATCTATACCACAGGCCGTTTGGAAAAG CACCTGGATTCATTGTTAAGACAAATCAGAGAGATTGTGGAGAAGCACACGGACACAGATGTGCTCGAGGCTTGCTCTAAAACCTACCATGCCCTGTGCAACGAGGAGTTCACTATCTTTAACCGAGTGGATATCGCCCGTAGCCAGCTCTTGGATGAGCAAGTGGACAAGTTCAACAGGCTACTGGAGGACTTCCTGCAGGAG ggtgAAGACCCAGATGAAGATGATGCTTATCAAGTTCTGTCCACACTGAAGAGGATCACAGCTTTTCACAA tgCTCATGACCTTTCCAAATGGGATCTCTTCACTAGCAATTACAAGTTACTGAACACTGGTATTGAGAACGGAGATATGCCTGAGCAG ATTGTCATTCACGCACTGCAGTGCACACATTACGTCATTCTTTGGAGTTTAGCCAAGGTCTCTGAGGGCACTTCTAAAAAG GAGGACATGTTGACTCTGAGGAAGCAGATGAGGGCGTTTTGTCTAATGTGCCAGCGTTACCTAACCAGCGTCAACACCGCCGTCAAAGAGCAGG cCTTCACCATCCTCTGTGACCTGCTGCTGATCTTCAGCCATCAGATCATCTCAGGTGGGAGGGAAGCTCTCGAGCCCCTAGTATACACACCCGAGGCGTCCCTGCAGTCTGAGCTTCTCAGTTTCATCCTGGACCACGTCTTCATTGACCAGGATGAAGACAGCAACAGCACAG ATGGGCAGCAGGATGATGAAGCAAGTAAAATCGAAGCTTTGCACAAGAGGCGAAACCTGCTGGCCGCATACTGCAAACTCATTATCTACAATGTTGTTGAGATGAACACTGGTGCAGATATTTTCAAGcaatacatgagg TATTACAATGATTACGGTGACATCATCAAGGAAACTATGAGCAAGACGAGACAGATCGACAAAATCCAGTGTGCAAAGACACTCATTCTGAGCTTACAGCAG CTATTCAATGAGATGCTGTCAGATCTGGGACCCAGCTTTGACCGCTCATCCTCAGCTTTCTGTGGCATTAAAGAGCTCGCTCGACGCTTCTCTCTGACTTTTGGTCTGGATCAGCTCAAAACCAGAGAGGCCATCGCTATGTTACACAA GGACGGTATTGAGTTTGCCTTCAAAGAGCCCAATCCTCAGGGGGAGGGGCATCCTCCTCTCAACTTGGCTTTTCTTGACATTCTCAGCGAGTTCTCATCCAAACTCATGCGTCAGGACAAGCGGACTGT GCACACGTATTTGGAGCGCTTCATGACATTTCAGATGGCCCTGCAGAGAGAAGACTGCTGGCTGCCGCTCATCTCTTACAGGAACTCACTGCAGGCAGGGGGTGATGATGACACAATGTCTGTGGTCAGTGGCATCAGTAGCCGAGGCTCCTCCGTCAGGAGTAAAAAAGCTAAGCCTGCCACTGGCAAGAGGAAATTACCAGAAG aggagagcagcagcagcagtgacaTATGGATGAGCCGTGAGCAGAGCATGCAGACGCCCGTCATGATGCCTTCACCCCACCTCACCTCCACCATCATGAGAGAGCCCAAACGCCTGCGTCCTGAGGAGAGCTACATGGGGGTGTACACCATGACCCCCGATCAGCAACAGCAGCACGCACACCCTCAGACCCCTCAGCCACAACACCACCAGACTCCCATGGACTACAA T ACACAAGTCACTTGGATGTTAGCACAGAGACAGCAGCAAGAGGAAGTGGCCAGACAGCAGCAAGAAAGAGCTATGAACTACGCCAAATTAAGGAGCAACCTTCAGCATGCTAT TCGTCGAGGAACAGGCCTTATGGAGGATGATGAGGAGCCCATTGTGGAAgatgtgatgatgtcatcagaaGGCCGAATTGAGGATCTCAATGAAGGCATGGACTTTGACACCATGGATATTGATCTG CCCCCATCGAAGAATCGACGAGAGAGATCGGAACTGAAGCCCGACTTTTTCGACCCTGCCTCCATCATGGATGAGTCTGTAAGAAGCACTCATTTCCTGGGTTATGATGCTTTTCAGCGGTAA